In Mycteria americana isolate JAX WOST 10 ecotype Jacksonville Zoo and Gardens chromosome 3, USCA_MyAme_1.0, whole genome shotgun sequence, a single genomic region encodes these proteins:
- the SLC35F6 gene encoding solute carrier family 35 member F6, which produces MAWSRYQLGLAALMLLTGSINTLAAKWADNFSAAGCSGTEEHGFQHPFLQAVGMFLGEFSCLGVFYLLVWRDRQRPEPSMAPSQPFSPLLFLPPALCDMTGTSIMYVALNMTSASSFQMLRGSVIIFTGLLSVAFLGRKLELSQWLGILVTIVGLVVVGLADLHSSHDQKHKLSEVITGDLLIVMAQVIVAIQMVLEEKFVYKHDVHPLRAVGTEGFFGFIILALLLVPMYYIPAGSFSGNPRRTLEDALDAFCQIGHRPLIALALLGNISSIAFFNFAGISVTKEISATTRMVLDSLRTLVIWAVSLAVGWETFHGLEILGFGVLLVGAALYNGLHRPLLACLPWHVEEAGGAAEREGLLRGENAAINGES; this is translated from the exons atgGCCTGGTCCCGGTACCAGCTGGGCCTGGCCGCCCTCATGCTGCTCACCGGCTCCATCAACACCTTGGCGGCCAA GTGGGCCGATAACTTCAGCGCGGCCGGCTGCAGCGGGACGGAGGAGCATGGCTTCCAGCACCCCTTCCTGCAG GCCGTGGGCATGTTCCTGGGGGAATTTTCCTGCCTGGGGGTGTTTTACCTGCTGGTGTGGAGGGATCGGCAGAGGCCGGAGCCCAGCATGGCCCCGTCGCAGCCCTTCAGCCCACTGCTCTTCCTGCCCCCCGCCCTCTGCGACATGACTGGGACCAGCATCATGTACGTGG CCCTGAACATGACCAGCGCCTCCAGCTTCCAGATGCTGCGAGGATCCGTCATCATCTTCACCGGGCTCCTCTCCGTGGCCTTCCTGGGCCGCAAGCTGGAGCTGAGCCAGTGGCTGGGCATCCTGGTCACCAtcgtggggctggtggtggtggggctggctgACCTGCACAGCTCCCACGACCAGAAACACAAGCTCAGCGAGGTGATAACCG GCGACCTGCTCATCGTCATGGCCCAGGTGATCGTCGCCATCCAGATGGTGCTGGAGGAGAAGTTTGTCTACAAGCACGACGTGCACCCGCTGCGGGCCGTCGGCACCGAAG GTTTCTTCGGCTTCATcatcctggccctgctgctggtgcCCATGTACTACATCCCGGCGGGCAGCTTCAGCGGGAACCCTCGACGGACGCTGGAAGACGCCCTCGACGCCTTCTGCCAGATCGGCCACCGGCCCCTGATCGCCCTGGCCCTGCTTGGTAACATCAGCAGCATCGCCTTCTTCAACTTCGCCGGCATCAGCGTCACCAAGGAGATCAGTGCCACCACCCGCATGGTGCTGGACAGCCTCCGCACCCTCGTCATCTGGGCCGTCAGCCTGGCCGTGGGCTGGGAGACCTTCCACGGCCTGGAGAtcttgggttttggggtgctgctggtgggtgCCGCTCTTTACAACGGCCTGCACCGGCCCCTGCtcgcctgcctgccctggcacgTGGAAgaggccggcggggcggccgagCGGGAGGGCTTGCTGCGCGGGGAGAACGCGGCCATCAACGGGGAGAGCTGA